The following are encoded in a window of Flavobacterium sp. WC2421 genomic DNA:
- a CDS encoding NAD(P)H-dependent flavin oxidoreductase, producing MIKPTLTSLLKIKHPLIMAPMFLVSNTKMVIEGMKSGVAGCIPALNYRTLGELRASIIELKAAKVEGGSFGYNLIVNKSNIKYKNQLAVLCEEKVDFIITSLGSPEETINQAHKVGIKVFCDVTDLAFAKKVESLGGDALIAVNNEAGGHRGDLSAEELIKELNLNTSLPVISAGGVSTKADLDKMLGFGAVGVSVGSPFIASFESGVSEEYKQACVDYGAKDIVLTKKISGTPCSVINTPYVNKVGTQQTWIENTLNRNKTLKNWVKMIRYMIGSNAVTKAATEVTYKTVWVAGTTIENTTEISAVAKIVDKICSY from the coding sequence ATGATAAAACCAACGTTAACTTCCCTTTTAAAGATTAAACATCCATTAATAATGGCTCCTATGTTTCTTGTTTCCAATACTAAAATGGTTATTGAAGGAATGAAATCGGGTGTGGCGGGTTGTATTCCAGCTTTAAATTACCGTACTCTAGGTGAATTACGAGCTTCTATAATTGAACTTAAAGCAGCTAAAGTTGAAGGAGGTAGTTTTGGTTACAATCTAATAGTGAATAAATCTAATATAAAATACAAGAATCAGTTGGCTGTATTATGTGAGGAAAAGGTGGACTTCATAATAACATCTTTAGGCTCTCCCGAGGAGACTATTAATCAAGCTCATAAGGTAGGTATTAAAGTTTTTTGCGATGTTACTGACTTGGCTTTTGCTAAAAAAGTGGAAAGTTTAGGTGGAGATGCTTTAATTGCAGTAAATAATGAGGCTGGAGGACATCGTGGGGATTTATCTGCTGAAGAGTTGATTAAAGAGTTGAATTTAAACACTTCTTTACCCGTTATTTCTGCAGGAGGAGTAAGTACAAAAGCCGATTTAGATAAAATGCTAGGCTTTGGTGCTGTTGGGGTTTCTGTTGGTAGCCCATTTATTGCTTCATTTGAGTCGGGTGTTTCAGAGGAATACAAACAAGCTTGTGTTGATTATGGAGCTAAAGATATTGTTTTAACTAAGAAAATATCGGGCACACCTTGTAGCGTTATTAATACTCCATATGTTAATAAGGTAGGGACACAACAAACTTGGATTGAAAATACTTTAAATAGAAATAAAACCCTAAAAAACTGGGTGAAGATGATTCGTTATATGATAGGATCCAATGCTGTTACTAAAGCAGCTACCGAAGTGACTTACAAAACGGTATGGGTTGCTGGTACAACTATTGAAAACACAACCGAGATAAGTGCTGTTGCTAAAATAGTTGACAAGATTTGTTCGTACTAG
- the msrB gene encoding peptide-methionine (R)-S-oxide reductase MsrB — MKYPLEKTEAQWKEELGEERYHILRQKGTERAHTGTYNLHYEKGTYCCGACSEPLFESNSKFDAHCGWPSFDDSIPGKVKYILDKTHGMIRTEIVCANCGGHLGHVFNDGPTKTGQRFCVNSLSVDFKG; from the coding sequence ATGAAATATCCTTTAGAAAAAACGGAGGCACAATGGAAAGAAGAATTAGGCGAAGAGAGATACCATATTCTACGTCAAAAAGGAACAGAACGTGCTCACACAGGTACTTACAATTTACATTACGAAAAAGGAACATACTGTTGCGGGGCTTGTTCAGAACCACTATTTGAGAGTAATTCTAAGTTTGATGCACACTGTGGCTGGCCTTCTTTTGATGATTCTATTCCAGGAAAAGTAAAATACATTCTTGACAAAACTCACGGAATGATTCGTACAGAAATTGTATGCGCTAATTGTGGTGGTCATCTTGGACATGTATTTAATGATGGCCCAACAAAAACTGGACAACGATTCTGTGTAAATTCTTTATCTGTAGATTTTAAAGGATAA
- a CDS encoding amidase, producing MKRRSFLRTATLASAGLSTLLVTSCAQGEKKPEETLATVNISNVDFELDEETISSLREKLSSGKFTSEQLVRMYLERIESIDKKGFTLNSVIEINPDAIAIAKELDDELKAGKNRGSLHGIPILIKDNIDTGDKMQTTAGSLALVGNIAGADAFVIKKIREAGAVLIGKTNLSEWANFRSTSSCSGWSSKGGQTKNPYILDHNPCGSSAGSGVAVASNLCVVAIGTETDGSVVCPASVSGIVGIKPTVGLVSRTGIIPISSTQDTAGPMARTVTDAAILLGAMTGVDEKDSVTNESNGKAYHDYTKFLDKEALNGKRIGVERKPQGKNQFMHELQQKAIDLLKSKGATIIEIDYLDEIGKLGESEFEVMQFEFKTGLNNYLSTSNSKVKSLKDVIDFNIANENKAMPYFKQETLISSNEKGNLTDKKYIEARNKSHFGSKEIIDKVISINKLDAICGLTMGPACSIDMIYGDRWGDVFLTTPAAASGYPHITVPGGMVYDLPVGLSFFGLAYSEPKLIGIGYAYEQASKNRTKPSFKKSFL from the coding sequence ATGAAAAGAAGATCTTTTTTAAGAACTGCAACGTTAGCATCTGCTGGGCTAAGTACTTTATTGGTTACAAGTTGTGCTCAAGGTGAAAAAAAACCGGAAGAAACATTAGCGACAGTTAATATTTCAAATGTTGATTTTGAATTAGATGAAGAAACAATTAGCAGTTTAAGGGAGAAATTATCTTCGGGAAAATTTACTTCGGAACAATTAGTTAGAATGTATTTAGAACGTATAGAATCTATCGATAAGAAAGGATTCACTTTAAATTCAGTTATTGAAATTAATCCTGATGCAATTGCTATAGCAAAGGAGTTGGATGATGAATTGAAGGCTGGTAAAAATAGGGGATCTTTGCATGGAATTCCAATTTTGATAAAAGACAATATAGACACAGGAGATAAAATGCAAACAACTGCGGGTTCACTTGCTTTAGTAGGTAATATTGCAGGTGCTGATGCTTTTGTGATTAAAAAAATAAGAGAAGCAGGAGCAGTATTAATAGGAAAAACGAATTTAAGTGAATGGGCTAATTTCAGATCGACTTCTTCTTGTTCTGGATGGAGTAGTAAAGGTGGACAAACTAAAAATCCTTATATTTTAGATCATAATCCATGTGGTTCTAGTGCAGGATCAGGGGTTGCTGTAGCTTCCAATCTTTGTGTAGTTGCGATCGGTACTGAAACAGATGGATCAGTCGTATGTCCAGCTTCTGTAAGTGGCATAGTAGGGATAAAACCTACTGTAGGTTTAGTTAGTAGAACGGGTATTATTCCCATTTCAAGTACGCAGGATACTGCTGGACCAATGGCAAGAACAGTAACTGATGCTGCAATTTTATTAGGTGCTATGACTGGTGTAGATGAAAAAGATTCAGTAACAAATGAAAGCAACGGAAAAGCATATCATGATTACACTAAATTCTTGGACAAGGAAGCACTAAATGGTAAAAGAATTGGTGTAGAACGAAAACCTCAAGGCAAGAATCAATTTATGCATGAATTGCAGCAAAAAGCAATTGACTTGCTTAAAAGTAAAGGAGCAACAATTATAGAAATTGATTATTTAGATGAAATAGGTAAGTTGGGAGAATCTGAGTTTGAAGTGATGCAATTTGAGTTTAAAACTGGGCTGAACAATTATCTAAGTACTTCAAATAGTAAAGTTAAAAGTTTGAAGGATGTCATTGATTTCAATATTGCCAATGAAAACAAAGCCATGCCATACTTCAAACAAGAAACCTTAATTAGTTCGAATGAAAAAGGAAATTTAACTGATAAAAAATATATTGAAGCACGTAATAAAAGTCACTTTGGTTCCAAAGAGATAATTGACAAAGTCATTTCAATAAATAAATTGGATGCTATTTGTGGTCTTACTATGGGGCCTGCTTGTAGTATCGACATGATTTATGGTGATCGATGGGGAGATGTCTTCTTGACAACTCCCGCAGCTGCTAGTGGTTATCCACACATTACTGTTCCTGGAGGGATGGTTTATGATTTGCCTGTTGGATTATCTTTTTTTGGATTGGCCTATTCAGAACCAAAATTAATAGGAATAGGGTACGCATATGAACAAGCATCAAAAAATAGGACAAAGCCTAGTTTTAAGAAATCATTTCTATAA
- a CDS encoding AsmA-like C-terminal region-containing protein: protein MSSTKFRIVAIKALKFIGITIISILMLMFILPFIFAEKIETEIKKEANNKLNGELNYSEAKVSFFHHFPSLTISLNNFKLNGSAPYQKEAFITADEVSFGINVSSLIFSSTINIDQIYLNNSKINIKVNRDGQANYNVYIAPKEALDDEKKETALKLEKIEVKNSQINYDDQSTKIHFDAIGFNYLGNGDLSKDVFDLYSKAKIDKLNIIYENEPYLMNKKVDADLITKVNVNSLSFIFEQNDLKINKLLVDFKGKFDFLKDGYNIDFIVKSTNSNLEDLFTAFPPKYITWLEKTELKGKTDLLLTLKGPYIASENKAPNLNLDLKIKDGFVNYNSSAFPVSNLNLDISTSLPSLNPDLLIVDAKNISLDINKDYLKTKLYVKGINNPEIDLTMDAKIDLEKLNLALGIPDIQLKGMLIGKGSSKGTFDAKNHNFPITDVTLNLQNGFIQTKYYPNPITNINIVSKISNQKGTFSDLKILLQPTQFTFEGKPVFVTADLSNFEDLSYDIKAKGTLDISRIYKVFSQKGLDIDGFIKADLALKGKQSDAEKGNYSKLYNKGKLELRNILLVSEYLPKPFLIKEGVFKINQDKMNFNHFLAAYGQSDFKMNGYLQNVFNFLTTKNGVLRGSFILNSKYINADEFMSTTANTTTTTDITKTEIEIEKPETGVILIPSNFDLRFQANANKVNFNGLTLNDAQGNLQMKKGKLTMENTGFNLIGCSVTMNAKYQGISTKKALFEYSIKASDFDIKRAYKEIKIFREMASAAEKAQGIISLDYKLKGKLNGKMEPVYPSLTGEGVVSIKDVKLYGMKMFNAVSKKTNHQGIKNPQLTKVDVKSSIKNNIIILERFKFKFAGFRPRIEGQTSLDGKLNLKMRLGLPPLGIFGVPLVITGNKDHPKIKIGRKSEELEEITDTIN from the coding sequence ATGTCTTCAACCAAATTTAGGATCGTTGCTATTAAAGCATTAAAATTCATAGGAATAACAATTATAAGCATTCTTATGTTGATGTTTATTTTGCCTTTTATTTTCGCAGAAAAGATTGAAACAGAAATAAAAAAAGAGGCAAATAACAAACTAAATGGAGAACTAAATTATTCTGAAGCAAAAGTTTCTTTTTTCCACCATTTCCCTTCATTAACAATCTCACTAAATAACTTTAAATTAAATGGTTCTGCACCTTATCAAAAAGAAGCCTTTATTACAGCTGATGAAGTTTCTTTTGGTATCAATGTGTCCAGCCTTATTTTTAGTAGCACTATAAATATTGATCAAATTTATTTGAATAATTCCAAAATCAATATAAAAGTCAATAGAGACGGCCAAGCAAACTACAATGTATACATCGCACCCAAAGAAGCTTTAGATGATGAAAAAAAAGAAACGGCTTTAAAATTAGAAAAAATTGAAGTTAAAAACAGCCAAATTAATTATGACGATCAATCTACTAAAATTCATTTTGACGCAATAGGTTTTAACTATTTAGGAAATGGAGATTTAAGTAAGGACGTATTTGATTTATATTCTAAAGCCAAAATTGACAAATTGAATATCATCTATGAAAACGAGCCTTACTTGATGAATAAAAAAGTCGACGCTGACTTGATTACAAAAGTGAATGTAAACTCATTATCGTTTATTTTTGAACAAAATGATTTAAAAATAAACAAATTATTAGTTGACTTCAAAGGGAAATTCGACTTCCTAAAAGATGGGTATAATATTGATTTTATTGTAAAATCAACCAATAGTAATCTAGAAGACCTGTTTACTGCATTTCCTCCAAAATACATTACTTGGCTTGAAAAAACAGAACTTAAAGGAAAAACAGACTTACTTCTTACGCTTAAAGGTCCTTATATTGCCTCAGAAAACAAAGCACCAAATTTAAATCTAGATTTAAAAATAAAAGACGGTTTTGTCAATTATAACAGTAGTGCATTTCCTGTTTCCAATCTAAATTTAGATATTTCAACCTCACTTCCTTCTTTAAATCCTGATCTTTTGATTGTTGATGCAAAAAACATATCATTAGACATCAATAAAGATTATTTAAAAACAAAATTATATGTAAAAGGAATCAATAATCCTGAAATTGATCTTACTATGGATGCTAAAATAGATTTAGAAAAACTGAATCTTGCACTCGGAATTCCAGATATACAATTAAAAGGAATGCTTATTGGTAAAGGAAGTTCAAAAGGTACATTCGATGCTAAAAATCATAATTTCCCTATTACGGATGTTACTTTGAATTTGCAAAATGGTTTTATCCAAACAAAATACTATCCAAACCCCATTACAAATATTAATATTGTTTCAAAAATCAGCAATCAAAAAGGAACATTCAGCGACCTTAAAATACTACTACAACCTACTCAATTTACATTTGAAGGGAAGCCAGTTTTTGTAACTGCTGATCTATCTAATTTTGAAGATTTAAGTTATGATATAAAAGCCAAAGGTACACTTGATATTAGTAGAATATACAAGGTCTTCTCACAAAAAGGGTTGGATATTGACGGATTTATTAAAGCAGATCTAGCATTAAAAGGAAAACAAAGTGATGCCGAAAAAGGGAATTATAGTAAACTATACAACAAAGGCAAACTTGAATTACGAAACATCCTTTTAGTATCGGAATACTTGCCAAAACCATTTCTTATAAAAGAAGGCGTTTTTAAAATTAATCAAGACAAAATGAATTTTAATCACTTTTTGGCAGCATATGGTCAATCCGATTTTAAAATGAATGGTTATTTACAAAATGTCTTCAATTTTCTTACAACCAAAAATGGTGTCTTGAGAGGATCATTTATACTAAATTCAAAATATATCAATGCCGACGAATTCATGTCGACTACTGCTAACACAACTACTACAACTGATATTACAAAAACGGAAATAGAGATCGAAAAACCAGAAACAGGAGTTATTCTTATACCTTCAAATTTTGATTTAAGATTTCAAGCTAATGCGAATAAAGTTAATTTCAATGGACTTACGCTTAACGATGCACAGGGAAACCTCCAAATGAAAAAAGGTAAATTAACGATGGAAAATACAGGCTTTAACTTAATAGGCTGTAGTGTTACTATGAATGCAAAATACCAAGGAATTTCAACAAAAAAAGCACTATTTGAATACAGCATTAAAGCCAGTGACTTTGACATTAAAAGAGCCTATAAAGAAATAAAAATCTTTAGAGAAATGGCCAGTGCTGCCGAAAAAGCACAAGGAATAATTTCATTAGATTATAAGCTCAAAGGAAAGTTAAATGGTAAAATGGAACCTGTATACCCATCCTTAACTGGTGAAGGTGTTGTTTCTATAAAAGACGTTAAATTATACGGTATGAAAATGTTTAATGCTGTAAGTAAAAAAACAAACCATCAAGGTATAAAAAATCCACAATTAACAAAAGTAGATGTTAAAAGTTCTATTAAAAATAACATCATAATACTAGAGCGATTTAAATTTAAATTTGCCGGTTTTAGACCAAGGATTGAAGGACAAACAAGTCTAGACGGAAAACTAAATCTAAAAATGCGCTTAGGTTTACCTCCTTTAGGAATATTTGGAGTTCCTCTAGTTATTACTGGAAACAAAGACCATCCTAAAATTAAAATTGGAAGAAAATCAGAAGAACTTGAAGAAATCACAGATACAATCAATTAG